A window of the Microvirga terrae genome harbors these coding sequences:
- a CDS encoding MFS transporter: MSRADADIAAGPAPMARSGNTDVLRLAIAQALAGANSAVVYATGAILGNMLAPSRALATLPISIFVVGMAACTLPAGALARRHGRRAAFLAGTGCGVLTGLLAALAIVLGSFWLLCLGTFFGGAYAAVVLSFRFAAADCVPPERRPRAPSAVMAGGVFAGIIGPQLVTYTMDLWQPYLFAATFLAQAAVAALSALVLLGVRVPMPTAAEMAGGRPLGAILRQPRFITAVICGVVSYTLMNFIMTAAPLAMRLCGLSQESSNLGLQWHIIAMYGPGFFTGRLITRFGAPRVVASGLALTAASAAIGLTGVDVAHFWLTLILLGVGWNFGFVGASALVLECHRPEERTRVQSLNDFLVFGTMAVGSFSSGGLLTAYGWDTVLWVSFAPLAVAVAALVVTGPVRGVKTT; this comes from the coding sequence ATGTCACGCGCCGATGCCGATATCGCAGCCGGGCCCGCGCCCATGGCCCGGTCCGGAAACACCGACGTCCTGAGACTCGCAATTGCGCAGGCGCTCGCAGGCGCCAACTCGGCGGTCGTGTACGCCACCGGGGCCATTCTCGGCAACATGCTCGCGCCCAGCCGGGCTCTCGCCACGCTGCCGATCTCCATCTTCGTGGTGGGAATGGCAGCCTGCACCCTGCCGGCCGGCGCCCTCGCCCGCCGCCATGGGCGCCGCGCGGCGTTCCTGGCCGGGACGGGATGCGGCGTGCTCACCGGGCTGCTCGCCGCCCTGGCCATCGTGCTCGGCTCGTTCTGGCTGCTCTGCCTCGGCACGTTCTTCGGCGGCGCCTACGCGGCCGTGGTCCTGTCGTTCCGTTTCGCGGCCGCCGACTGCGTCCCGCCGGAGCGGCGTCCGCGGGCCCCGTCGGCCGTCATGGCGGGCGGCGTGTTTGCCGGGATCATCGGCCCGCAGCTCGTCACCTACACCATGGACCTGTGGCAGCCCTACCTGTTCGCGGCGACGTTCCTGGCGCAAGCCGCCGTGGCGGCTCTGTCCGCCCTCGTGCTGCTCGGCGTGCGGGTCCCCATGCCCACGGCCGCGGAGATGGCCGGCGGCCGTCCGCTCGGCGCGATCCTGCGCCAGCCGCGCTTCATCACCGCGGTGATCTGCGGAGTGGTCTCCTACACGCTCATGAACTTCATCATGACGGCCGCCCCCCTGGCGATGCGCCTGTGCGGTCTGTCGCAGGAATCGTCCAATCTCGGCCTGCAATGGCACATCATCGCGATGTACGGCCCGGGCTTCTTCACCGGCCGGCTGATCACCCGCTTCGGTGCGCCCCGCGTGGTGGCCTCGGGATTGGCCCTGACGGCCGCCTCCGCGGCCATCGGGCTGACCGGGGTGGACGTCGCGCATTTCTGGCTGACCCTGATCCTGCTGGGCGTGGGCTGGAACTTCGGCTTCGTGGGCGCGTCGGCGCTCGTGCTGGAATGTCACCGCCCAGAGGAGCGCACGCGGGTCCAATCGCTCAACGACTTCCTGGTCTTCGGCACGATGGCCGTCGGCTCCTTCTCATCCGGAGGGCTGCTGACAGCCTACGGATGGGACACGGTCCTGTGGGTCTCATTCGCCCCTCTGGCCGTGGCGGTCGCGGCCCTCGTGGTCACGGGGCCGGTTCGGGGCGTGAAAACAACCTAG